The Manihot esculenta cultivar AM560-2 chromosome 1, M.esculenta_v8, whole genome shotgun sequence genome has a window encoding:
- the LOC110622532 gene encoding cationic amino acid transporter 6, chloroplastic, with amino-acid sequence MGTQKELTSFTDMAAIQSSPMNTSFSNYLHSLSQTPHRLKRRMLATWTPDQELNQVRLRSGADMKRKLKWYDLIALGVGGMLGVGVFVTTGPVARETSGPAVFVSYIIAGISALLSSLCYTEFSVHMPVAGGAFSYLRVTFGEFIGYFAGTNILMEYVLSNAAVARSFTEYLCHAVGENDPNSWRVKVDGLVEGYDKLDFTAVALILLLTLCLCHSTKESSVLNLIMTVFHVIFFGFIIIAGICNGSAKNLVKPGGLAPFGVKGVINGAAIVYFSYIGYDSVSTMAEEIQNPSRNLPVGILGSVLIVCLLYCLMALSLCVMVPFSKIPKEASFSTVFQKVGWNWASNVVGAGASLGIVASLLVAMLGQARYLCVIGRAKLVPCWLAKVHPSTGTPLNATLFLGICTASIALFTDLDIVLEMISISTLLVFYLVANALIYRRYVIISQNPPSRTLLFLLLLSCSAIGFSISWKLEEQTWCLSLFVVVMVAITAFFQYKVPLLSQENKEWSVLLMPWPAAISIFLNVFLMTTLKLLSFQRFAIWACLITVFYMLYGVHSTYEAEEMEVVGVDQIPHPSIIHQTKLDIQVL; translated from the exons ATGGGAACCCAAAAAGAACTCACTTCTTTCACTGACATGGCAGCCATTCAATCTTCACCAATGAATACTTCCTTCTCCAATTATCTCCATTCTCTTTCACAAACCCCTCACAGGCTTAAAAGAAGAATGCTAGCTACATGGACCCCAGACCAGGAACTTAACCAAGTAAGGCTACGGTCTGGTGCAGACATGAAGAGGAAACTCAAGTGGTATGACTTGATTGCTCTTGGAGTTGGAGGCATGCTTGGTGTTGGAGTCTTTGTCACCACTGGCCCTGTGGCTCGTGAGACCTCTGGCCCTGCAGTTTTCGTATCTTATATTATTGCTGGCATATCagctcttctttcttctttatgTTACACTGAATTTTCTGTCCACATGCCGGTTGCCGGTGGCGCTTTCAGTTACCTGAGAGTTACCTTTG GAGAGTTTATAGGATATTTTGCTGGAACAAACATCCTGATGGAATATGTGTTATCAAATGCTGCGGTTGCAAGAAGCTTCACTGAATATCTTTGCCATGCGGTGGGGGAGAATGATCCAAATTCATGGAGAGTTAAAGTAGATGGACTAGTGGAGGGTTATGATAAGTTGGATTTCACAGCTGTtgctcttattcttcttctcacTCTCTGTCTTTGCCATAG TACAAAGGAAAGCTCAGTTTTGAACCTTATTATGACAGTCTTCCATGTGATTTTCTTTGGATTCATCATAATTGCTGGCATCTGTAATGGGAGTGCAAAGAACTTGGTTAAGCCAGGAGGGCTTGCTCCTTTTGGTGTCAAAGGTGTTATTAATGGAGCTGCCATAGTTTACTTCAGCTATATTGGCTACGATTCAGTTTCAACCATGGCAGAAGAGATCCAAAATCCTTCAAGAAACCTTCCAGTGGGCATTCTAGGTTCCGTTCTCATAGTCTGTCTGCTgtattgccttatggccttgtctTTGTGTGTGATGGTGCCTTTCAGTAAG ATACCCAAAGAGGCATCTTTTTCCACTGTTTTCCAAAAGGTTGGATGGAACTGGGCGAGCAATGTGGTTGGGGCAGGAGCAAGTTTGGGAATAGTTGCTTCTCTCTTGGTTGCCATGCTAGGCCAAGCAAGGTACCTTTGTGTTATTGGAAGGGCTAAGCTTGTTCCTTGCTGGTTGGCTAAGGTGCATCCTTCCACAGGCACCCCTTTGAATGCTACACTATTTTTGG GGATTTGCACTGCTTCAATTGCACTCTTCACTGACCTCGACATAGTTCTTGAGATGATCTCCATTAGCACATTACTGGTTTTCTACCTGGTAGCCAATGCTCTCATCTACCGTCGATATGTGATCATCAGCCAAAACCCACCTTCACGTACCCTCTtgttcctcctcctcctctcttGTAGCGCAATTGGCTTCTCCATTTCATGGAAACTCGAAGAACAAACATGGTGTTTATCTCTATTTGTTGTTGTTATGGTTGCCATTACAGCTTTCTTTCAATACAAGGTACCTTTACTTAgccaagaaaataaagaatggTCAGTCCTGTTGATGCCATGGCCAGCTGCAATATCAATATTCCTTAATGTCTTCCTCATGACCACATTAAAGCTGCTGTCTTTCCAGAGGTTTGCTATATGGGCATGTTTGATAACTGTGTTTTATATGTTGTATGGTGTGCATTCAACTTATGAAGCTGAAGAGATGGAAGTGGTGGGTGTTGATCAAATACCACACCCATCAATAATCCACCAAACTAAGCTAGACATTCAAGTTTTATAA